Proteins encoded in a region of the Raphanus sativus cultivar WK10039 chromosome 8, ASM80110v3, whole genome shotgun sequence genome:
- the LOC108819450 gene encoding uncharacterized protein LOC108819450, protein MAISVTHCFSFSSSSLYPSPSSRSPLFSKLNRGVQFMYLSRKNDVSCLSAHQASPTNGEETNSKHPPDVKTLIKAYKQALFNGDELTVTEIETVFCEIEKEKNRFDHKVLSLSMKIASEKDTKIRLQADFDNTRKKLDKDRLSTESNAKVQIMKSLLPLVDSFESARQQTKPNTEMEKKIDTSYQGIYRQFVEVLRHLRVKAIPTLGQPFDPLLHEAISREESEAVKVGMITEGLTRGFLLGDRVLRPAKVKVSLGPIKKKTASPSA, encoded by the exons ATGGCGATTTCCGTAACTCattgcttctccttctcctcttcaTCGCTCTATCCGTCTCCATCTTCAAGATCTCCATTATTTTCGAAACTAAACCGTGGGGTTCAATTCATGTATCTATCTCGGAAAAATGACGTATCATGTCTCTCTGCCCACCAAGCTTCACCA ACTAATGGTGAAGAAACGAATTCAAAGCACCCACCAGATGTAAAAACCCTGATTAAAGCTTATAAACAAGCTCTCTTCAATGGAGACGAACTCACCGTTACAGAGATCGAAACGGTTTTTTGTGAAATCGAGAAGGAAAAGAATAGATTCGACCACAAGGTTTTATCATTATCAATGAAGATAGCTTCAGAGAAGGACACGAAAATCAGGTTGCAGGCTGATTTTGACAATACAAGGAAAAAGCTTGACAAGGATCGGCTTAGCACAGAGTCAAACGCAAAAGTGCAAATCATGAAGAGTCTCTTGCCACTCGTTGATAGTTTTGAGAGCGCTAGGCAACAGACTAAACCCAATACagaaatggagaagaagatcgaTACGAGTTATCAGGGAATTTACAGGCAATTCGTTGAAGTGTTGAGACACCTTCGTGTTAAAGCCATTCCAACTCTGGGCCAGCCTTTTGATCCTTTG TTGCACGAGGCTATTTCGCGAGAAGAATCTGAGGCGGTTAAGGTAGGGATGATAACCGAGGGGCTTACCCGGGGTTTTCTTCTAGGAGATCGGGTTCTGAGACCAGCAAAGGTTAAAGTCTCTCTAGGACCCATCAAGAAGAAGACTGCTTCACCTTCTGCTTGA